A window of Nodularia sp. LEGE 06071 contains these coding sequences:
- a CDS encoding PEP-CTERM sorting domain-containing protein (PEP-CTERM proteins occur, often in large numbers, in the proteomes of bacteria that also encode an exosortase, a predicted intramembrane cysteine proteinase. The presence of a PEP-CTERM domain at a protein's C-terminus predicts cleavage within the sorting domain, followed by covalent anchoring to some some component of the (usually Gram-negative) cell surface. Many PEP-CTERM proteins exhibit an unusual sequence composition that includes large numbers of potential glycosylation sites. Expression of one such protein has been shown restore the ability of a bacterium to form floc, a type of biofilm.), which translates to MTQLCIKNSLFKLASATVLGVATIQAATPVQAQTVISGFQTFGSQMAGMEVKVDFFGGGSETQIWSAIDANSGGVTGGGWSLFQSGDSFGQPWTLNATQSIASLMINAIPGNAVFDIGTSPSTPGSAGGRSFSVQSGTAPTSFNYSLPIDISTGDLFGALKLDWSTGFLGELRYLADTDSGTADNPVQLPEPVPPVDPVPPVDPVPPVDPVPPTSIPEGNSIFGLLAVGAFGAGSLLKRKQAQQTQF; encoded by the coding sequence ATGACTCAACTTTGTATTAAAAACAGCTTGTTCAAATTGGCATCAGCAACCGTCCTCGGTGTTGCTACCATTCAAGCTGCAACCCCAGTCCAAGCACAAACAGTCATATCAGGTTTCCAAACCTTTGGTTCTCAGATGGCTGGTATGGAAGTGAAAGTCGACTTTTTTGGTGGAGGCTCCGAGACACAAATCTGGTCAGCTATAGATGCTAATTCAGGTGGAGTTACTGGTGGTGGCTGGAGTCTGTTTCAATCAGGTGATAGCTTTGGTCAACCCTGGACTTTAAACGCCACCCAGTCCATTGCTTCCTTGATGATTAATGCTATTCCTGGTAATGCCGTTTTTGATATTGGTACTTCTCCGAGTACACCAGGTTCAGCTGGAGGTCGATCTTTTAGTGTCCAATCGGGAACAGCCCCCACTTCATTCAACTACTCTCTTCCCATTGACATTTCCACAGGAGACTTATTTGGCGCTTTAAAATTAGATTGGTCTACAGGGTTTTTAGGTGAATTAAGATACCTAGCTGATACTGATAGCGGCACTGCTGACAACCCAGTTCAACTTCCAGAGCCAGTTCCACCTGTAGACCCAGTTCCACCTGTAGACCCAGTTCCACCTGTAGACCCAGTTCCACCTACATCTATTCCTGAAGGAAATTCCATCTTCGGTCTGTTAGCGGTTGGTGCTTTCGGTGCTGGTTCATTGCTGAAGCGTAAACAGGCACAACAGACTCAGTTTTAA
- the rpe gene encoding ribulose-phosphate 3-epimerase — translation MTQKPSQKPIVISPSILSADFSRLGDEIRAVDAAGADWIHVDVMDGRFVPNITIGPLVVEAIRPVTTKPLDVHLMIVEPEKYVEDFAKAGADIISVHCEHNASPHLHRTLGQIKELGKQAGVVLNPGTPLVLIEHVLELCDLILIMSVNPGFGGQSFIPGVLPKIRQLRQMCDERGLDPWIEVDGGLKANNTWQVLEAGANAIVAGSAVFKAPDYAEAVSSIRNSKRPAQEFAKV, via the coding sequence ATGACCCAAAAACCATCTCAAAAGCCCATTGTGATCTCTCCATCTATCTTATCAGCGGATTTTAGTCGTCTGGGCGACGAAATTCGGGCTGTAGATGCCGCCGGAGCTGATTGGATTCATGTTGATGTCATGGACGGTCGTTTCGTACCTAACATTACAATAGGTCCTCTGGTTGTGGAGGCGATTCGCCCAGTGACAACCAAGCCACTGGATGTCCACTTGATGATTGTGGAACCAGAGAAGTATGTAGAAGATTTTGCCAAGGCGGGTGCGGATATTATCTCTGTACATTGCGAGCATAATGCTTCGCCGCACCTGCACCGGACATTGGGACAAATCAAAGAATTAGGCAAGCAGGCTGGCGTTGTCCTTAACCCTGGTACGCCTTTAGTCCTAATTGAACACGTTTTAGAATTGTGCGATTTAATCCTAATTATGAGCGTTAACCCCGGTTTTGGCGGTCAAAGCTTTATCCCCGGTGTATTGCCCAAAATCCGTCAATTGCGCCAAATGTGTGATGAGCGTGGTTTAGACCCCTGGATTGAAGTGGATGGGGGACTCAAGGCTAATAATACTTGGCAGGTTTTGGAAGCTGGCGCTAATGCCATTGTTGCTGGTTCGGCTGTATTTAAGGCTCCTGATTACGCTGAAGCTGTGTCATCTATTCGTAACAGTAAGCGTCCTGCACAAGAATTTGCCAAGGTTTAA